In Chloroflexota bacterium, the following are encoded in one genomic region:
- a CDS encoding sodium-translocating pyrophosphatase, with the protein MHITLFEGFTADTVTGFEKGAMIAVLVVAVLGLLYAWMLTRQIMSKSVGNEKMQKIAKAIRDGGNAYLKRQFKTILLLIVVLAAFIFVTGYFGYRPPKPEGEVPNPDWLIGLGRALGFLLGAGFSATVGYVGMNMAMQGNIRVAEASRHSFVDALKIAYRTGTITGMLTDGLGLLGGTLIFIIFFKDAPLVLLGFGFGGTLIALFMRVGGGIYTKAADVGADLVGKVEKDIPEDDPRNAAVIADLVGDNVGDCAGMAADIFESYEVTIVSALILGLFLTEATGGQLMWILFPLLVRAAGVFSSIISTYTVGSSKSETDAMKAIHRGYNLAALMSIASFGIFGWFYCHDLRFFWATSVGVVLAVAINQITDYYTGATRGPVKEIAKSTKTGPATTILSGLGIGLESSVGAILIIAGSIAASALIWQNGLPAVHSDLFSADEIKLLCIFYGVALCGIGQLTLTGNNISMDAFGPVADNANGIAEMAGLEPKARKTLADLDAVGNTTKAITKGIAIASAVLAAVALFASFKFEYNVPVVDLIQWKVFVAFLIGGAIPFLFSSLLINAVGRAAYCVVNEVRWQFANIKGIWEGTTDPDYSKVVTIVTGAAQKELLTPALLAIISPIVIGFVFGLEALAGFLAGVIVVGQLMAVFQSNAGGAWDNAKKVIEDEPRDLAKNTGKGSDRHKASVVGDTIGDPLKDTSGPALNPLIKVINLVSVIAATMMLTKAGLPRDNWALSVTVGVIGILIIVAALYYSKTQKTLGRDDAGEGAEAKANSPAAAAAPPEAKHPAPKESKEPKEQRKQKK; encoded by the coding sequence ATGCACATTACGCTGTTTGAGGGTTTCACGGCCGACACGGTTACCGGATTCGAAAAGGGGGCCATGATCGCCGTTCTGGTGGTCGCTGTACTGGGCCTCCTCTATGCTTGGATGCTCACCCGCCAGATCATGAGCAAGTCGGTGGGCAACGAGAAGATGCAGAAGATCGCCAAGGCCATACGCGACGGCGGCAATGCCTATCTTAAGCGGCAGTTCAAAACCATACTTCTGTTGATTGTGGTACTGGCAGCCTTCATCTTCGTCACTGGTTACTTTGGCTATAGGCCACCGAAGCCAGAAGGTGAGGTCCCCAACCCCGACTGGTTGATTGGGCTTGGCCGCGCTCTTGGCTTTCTCCTGGGCGCCGGCTTCTCTGCCACCGTAGGGTACGTTGGCATGAACATGGCCATGCAGGGCAACATCCGTGTGGCTGAGGCTTCACGCCACAGCTTCGTCGACGCCTTGAAGATAGCCTACCGTACCGGCACCATCACCGGAATGCTCACCGACGGACTGGGACTCCTCGGTGGCACCCTCATCTTTATCATCTTCTTCAAGGATGCTCCCCTGGTGCTCCTCGGCTTCGGCTTCGGTGGCACGCTGATCGCCCTCTTCATGAGGGTGGGCGGCGGTATCTACACCAAGGCGGCCGACGTGGGTGCCGACCTGGTGGGCAAAGTGGAAAAGGACATCCCTGAGGACGACCCGCGCAATGCGGCCGTCATCGCCGACCTCGTCGGCGACAACGTGGGTGACTGCGCAGGAATGGCCGCAGACATCTTCGAGTCCTATGAAGTCACCATAGTATCCGCCCTGATCCTCGGCCTCTTCCTCACTGAGGCCACCGGGGGGCAACTCATGTGGATCCTCTTCCCATTGCTCGTTCGTGCTGCTGGCGTCTTCTCCTCCATCATCAGCACCTACACGGTGGGAAGCTCCAAGAGCGAAACAGACGCCATGAAGGCCATACACCGGGGCTACAACCTGGCAGCGCTCATGTCCATCGCCTCATTCGGTATCTTTGGCTGGTTTTACTGCCATGACTTGCGCTTCTTTTGGGCTACGAGTGTAGGTGTAGTCCTGGCAGTAGCCATTAACCAAATAACCGACTACTATACCGGCGCGACCAGAGGACCGGTAAAAGAGATCGCGAAGTCCACCAAAACGGGGCCCGCAACCACTATCCTCAGCGGTCTGGGCATAGGGTTGGAGAGCTCTGTCGGGGCCATCCTTATCATCGCCGGGTCAATTGCGGCTTCGGCACTGATATGGCAGAATGGATTGCCGGCTGTCCATAGCGATCTGTTCAGCGCAGACGAAATTAAACTGCTGTGCATCTTCTACGGTGTGGCTCTCTGCGGTATCGGCCAGCTCACCCTGACTGGGAACAACATCTCCATGGATGCCTTTGGCCCCGTGGCAGACAACGCCAACGGCATCGCTGAGATGGCCGGCCTGGAGCCCAAGGCCCGGAAGACCCTGGCAGACCTCGACGCTGTAGGCAATACCACCAAGGCTATCACCAAGGGCATTGCCATCGCTTCGGCCGTACTGGCCGCGGTAGCGTTGTTTGCCTCCTTCAAATTCGAATACAATGTCCCGGTAGTCGACCTGATCCAGTGGAAGGTCTTTGTCGCCTTCCTCATCGGCGGTGCCATACCCTTCCTGTTCAGTTCGCTCCTTATTAACGCTGTGGGAAGAGCTGCCTACTGCGTGGTGAACGAAGTGCGGTGGCAATTCGCCAACATCAAGGGCATCTGGGAAGGTACCACCGATCCTGACTATAGCAAAGTGGTGACCATCGTTACAGGGGCAGCTCAGAAGGAACTTCTCACTCCTGCCCTTCTGGCTATCATCTCGCCGATTGTGATCGGCTTCGTCTTCGGTCTGGAGGCGCTGGCTGGCTTCCTCGCTGGCGTGATCGTGGTGGGACAGCTAATGGCTGTCTTCCAGTCGAACGCCGGCGGTGCCTGGGACAATGCCAAGAAGGTCATTGAGGATGAGCCGCGCGACCTGGCCAAGAACACCGGCAAGGGATCGGATCGCCACAAGGCCAGCGTAGTGGGCGACACCATAGGTGACCCTCTCAAGGACACCTCCGGCCCGGCGCTCAACCCGCTGATCAAGGTCATCAACCTGGTGTCGGTTATTGCTGCCACCATGATGTTGACCAAGGCCGGGCTACCGCGCGACAACTGGGCACTCTCAGTGACAGTAGGCGTCATCGGCATCCTGATCATCGTCGCGGCCCTCTACTACTCCAAGACTCAGAAAACTCTCGGGCGCGATGATGCCGGCGAGGGCGCAGAAGCCAAGGCAAACAGCCCTGCGGCTGCTGCTGCCCCCCCCGAGGCAAAGCATCCCGCACCAAAGGAATCAAAGGAGCCAAAGGAACAGAGAAAGCAAAAGAAATAG